The DNA sequence CTCGTCGCGCTCGGGCACCAGCTCCTGCGAGACCGGCTGCTGCGGCTGCGGTTCCGGCTGGGGCGGGGGCGGCGGGGGCGCGACCGGCGCGGGCGGGGGCGCGACCGGCTGGTGGTGCTGCACCGGCACGCCGTTGCGCGCCGGTTCCGAGACGCGCCAGGCGGCGGAGCGGGCCCGGCGCACCTCGGCGCGCGCGTGCACCTCGACCAGCTTGGCCTGCTGCTCCTCCCGCACCAGCAGCGCGCCGTGCAGGCGGCGCTGGCGCTTGGCCTCGCGCACGTCCTCCAGGTGCGCCAGCGCGTTGCGCACGCTGGGGCGGACGCCCTCCAGCGGCGGGTACACCACCCAGGCGCGGCGGGCGGAGAACGTCGACAGCGGCGCGTACAGCCAGCGCTGGCCGAAGCGCGGGTAGCGGGTCTTGAGCGCCACCTCGTCGTCGTAGGCGGCCATGAACTGGTCGAGCAGCTCGTGGAACATCGCCATCCCGGCGAAGGACAGGAACGCCAGGTAGAGGCCCGCCCACAGCGACCACTCGTCGCGGCCGTGCACGAAGTTCAGCGTGGCCGACACCGTCGCGGCGGCGAGCACGATCTTGTATGCCCGGCCGGGGTGCCGCCCGCGCTTGACCGCCACGAACGCCCAGGCGCCGAACGAGATGCTGATGCCGTCCAGGCTGAGCGGCACCAGGATGTTGGTCCAGTGGTCCCAGGCCATCACGTCGCGCGCGAACCCGGTCAGGCCGATGAAGGACACGCCCATCACCGACAGCCAGACCAGCACCGTCGGGATCAGCGCGGCCAGGAAGGTCGCGGTGTCCTTGGCCTTCTCCCGGCGCGAGGTGAACGCGCCCGGATGGGCCAGCCGGTGCCCGCGGCGTCGCCCCGCGGCCCGTGCCAGTGGCACGCCCACGAGCAGCGACAGCGTCAGCACCGACACGACGAGCACCATGACCCAGGTCGGCACCCAGGTCGTCGTCAACATGTTGAGATCCACGCGCGCACCCTCCCCGGTGAACCGGACATTCGCGGCGTCCGCCGAGGTCGTCCGACCGCTCCGGCGCTCCAGGCGACCGCAGCCGCGAGGATTCTTCCATGCCGACGGGCCGAGCGCGACGCGTCGCAGAGCCGTTACCCATGGTCAAGCCGTACGTACGGATTGCATGTGGCCGGGCGACCTGCGAAGATCGCCTTGTGCCCAGGGTGAGTCAGGACCAGCTCGACGCCCGCCGCCACGAGATCCTCGCGGCGGCCCGCGCCTGCTTCGCCCGCTACGGCTACGAGGGCGCCACCGTGCGCCGGCTGGAGCAGGCCACCGGGCTGTCCCGGGGCGCGATCTTCCACCACTTCCGCGACAAGGACTCGCTGTTCCTGGCCGTGGCCGAGGACGACGCGGTCGAGATGGCCGCGACGGTCGCCGCCAACGGCCTGGTGCAGGTCATGCGCGACCTGCTGGCCCACGCCGGGGACCCGGACGCGGCGGGCTGGCTGGGCACCCAGCTGGAAGTGGCCCGGCGGCTGCGCACCGACCCGGCGTTCGCCAAGCGGTGGGCGCAGCACTCCGACGCGATCGACCTCGCCACCCGCGAGCGCCTCCAGCGCCAGGCCGGGGCGGGCGTGCTGCGCGAGGACGTGCCGCTGGACGTGCTGACGCACTTCCTGGAGCTGGCGTACGACGGGCTGGTCAAGCGCCTGGCGATGGGCGGCTCGGCCGACGACTTCGGCCCGGTGCTGGACCTGATCGAGGAGACGGTCCGCCGCCGCTGAAACGGGCGGTCGGCCCACCCGGGCGCAGACATGACGGGCGCAGACATGACGAACCCCGGGGTTCCGCGCGGGTGCGCGGGGCCGGTCGGACTAACCGGCATCCCCCGGGGCTCGGGTGGCTGCTTGGAATTCGCCGGGCCGCTGACACACGGCCTCGACCATTCCATCGAGCCTGATGGTCTCGACGAAGATCAGTCGATGACAGCCGCCTAGCGGGCAGCCACCTCACGAGTCCTGTAGCTACTCAAAGCTGGACCACCTCCTTTCCCGTGTACAGCGAATCTATCCACGGGATCGGGGGATCGGCAAGAGCATTTTCCGCGGTGGCGTGCCACCGCTACCGTGCGACGGCATGGCATCTTTATCCCCCTGGCACGTGCTGGTCATCGGCTCGGTCTGCTGCACCGTCGTGGTCGTGGCCGCCGTGATCACGCTCGTCATCGTCAACGCCAACAAGAAGAAGTGATCGCTTGACCGGCACCGCACTGCTCCGCCGCCCCGGCCGCCTCCTGGCCGAGGGCATCGTCACCCACATCGACCGCTCCCCCGTCGACCTCGACCTGGCCCTGGCCCAGCACGAGGCGTACGGGCGGGCGCTGGCCGGGCACGGCTGGGCCGTCCGGCAGGCCCCGCTCGCCGACGACTGCCCCGACGCCGTGTTCATCGAGGACCAGGTCGTGGTCGTCGACGACCTCGCGGTGCTGACCCGGTCCGGCGCGCCCGCGCGCCGCGCGGAGTCGGCCGGGGTCGAGGCCGCGGTGCGCGAACTCGGCCTGCGCGTGGCGCGCATCGCGGAGCCGGGCACCCTCGACGGCGGCGACGTGCTCCAGGTCGGCCCGACCGTCTACGTCGGACGCGGCGGCCGTACGAACGGCGAGGGCATCCGGCAGCTGCGCGAGCTGCTGGCACCGCTGGGCCGCACCGTGGTGGCGGTGCCACTGGGCGCGGTGCTGCACCTGAAGTCGGCGGTGACAGCCCTGCCCGACGGCACGTTCCTGGTCCTGCCGCAGCTGGTGCCGACCGGGCTGTTCCCGGCCGTGCGGCCGGTGGACGAGGAGGCGGGCTGCCACGTGGTGCCGCTGGGCGGCGACCGGATCCTGCTCGCGTCGTCGGCGCCGCGTACGGCGGAGCTGCTGGTGGACCTGGGTTTCCAGCCGGTCATCGTCGACATCGGCGAGTTCGAGAAGCTCGAAGGCTGCGTGACCTGCCTGTCGGTCCTGGTTCCCGGCCGGTAGCACGCGGGGCGCATCATGAAGGCCCCTCTTCTTCGAAGGAGACCTTCATGGACGACGGCGCCACCTGGGGCATCCCGGGGCCCACGTTCCTGTGGCTCTATCTCGGCCTGTTCGTGGTGGTGCTGGTCGGCACGCTGATCCACCGGAAGCGGCTGTTCGCCGGCCCGGACTCGGTGCGCGTCGACCAGCTCACCCCGCAGCAGGTCGCCTACCTCAGCGACGGACCGCGCCTGGTCGTCTACGCGTCGCTGGCGTTCCTGCGCCAGTCGCTGGCGATCGAGACCGGCGCGGACGGCCGGCTGCGGCGCGTCGGCGTGCTGCCCGCCGGGGCGACGCCGGTGGACGCGGCGGTGCTGCACGCGGCGGGCAACGGCGCCCGGGTCGGCGAGCTGGCCGCCGAGCGGTCGGTGGCCGCGGCCCTGGAGGAGCTGCGCTCGTCGCTGGAGCGGGCCGGCCTGGTGGTCGCCCCCGAGGTCGCCCGCAGCGCCCGGCGCGGCGGCTACCTGCTGCTCGCGCTGCTGGCGCTGGGCGTGCTCCGGGCCTGGGCGGGCGTGCGCAACGACCGGCCCATCGGCAACCTGATCGCGGTCATGGTCCCGCTGCTGATCGTGAGCGTGGTCGTGCTGGTGATCCGCCGCACCCGCACCCGCGCCGCGACCAACGCGCTGTTCGACGCCAAGAAGCAGTACTTCCACCTCTCCCCCACCCAGCAGCCCTCCTGGGCCACGTACGGGGCGGCCGGGGCGGCCATGGGCGTGGGCCTGTTCGGGGCGGCCGCGCTGTGGAGCGCCGATCCGGCGTTCGCCGCCGAGGCCCAGATCGACCAGGTGCGCCAGCGCGTCGGCAACGACGGCAGCACCTACTACTCG is a window from the Catellatospora sp. TT07R-123 genome containing:
- a CDS encoding DUF2637 domain-containing protein — translated: MDLNMLTTTWVPTWVMVLVVSVLTLSLLVGVPLARAAGRRRGHRLAHPGAFTSRREKAKDTATFLAALIPTVLVWLSVMGVSFIGLTGFARDVMAWDHWTNILVPLSLDGISISFGAWAFVAVKRGRHPGRAYKIVLAAATVSATLNFVHGRDEWSLWAGLYLAFLSFAGMAMFHELLDQFMAAYDDEVALKTRYPRFGQRWLYAPLSTFSARRAWVVYPPLEGVRPSVRNALAHLEDVREAKRQRRLHGALLVREEQQAKLVEVHARAEVRRARSAAWRVSEPARNGVPVQHHQPVAPPPAPVAPPPPPPQPEPQPQQPVSQELVPERDERGSFLDPELRATLESVWSAPSGREPMGHRPLSDTSEITARGMLNHIQEPVQQMIAAALARGEEVTVGGVREWATREYGRTPSENWARQQIKAARSRDTFGVDADLV
- a CDS encoding TetR/AcrR family transcriptional regulator, whose protein sequence is MPRVSQDQLDARRHEILAAARACFARYGYEGATVRRLEQATGLSRGAIFHHFRDKDSLFLAVAEDDAVEMAATVAANGLVQVMRDLLAHAGDPDAAGWLGTQLEVARRLRTDPAFAKRWAQHSDAIDLATRERLQRQAGAGVLREDVPLDVLTHFLELAYDGLVKRLAMGGSADDFGPVLDLIEETVRRR
- the ddaH gene encoding dimethylargininase — its product is MTGTALLRRPGRLLAEGIVTHIDRSPVDLDLALAQHEAYGRALAGHGWAVRQAPLADDCPDAVFIEDQVVVVDDLAVLTRSGAPARRAESAGVEAAVRELGLRVARIAEPGTLDGGDVLQVGPTVYVGRGGRTNGEGIRQLRELLAPLGRTVVAVPLGAVLHLKSAVTALPDGTFLVLPQLVPTGLFPAVRPVDEEAGCHVVPLGGDRILLASSAPRTAELLVDLGFQPVIVDIGEFEKLEGCVTCLSVLVPGR
- a CDS encoding TIGR04222 domain-containing membrane protein, translating into MDDGATWGIPGPTFLWLYLGLFVVVLVGTLIHRKRLFAGPDSVRVDQLTPQQVAYLSDGPRLVVYASLAFLRQSLAIETGADGRLRRVGVLPAGATPVDAAVLHAAGNGARVGELAAERSVAAALEELRSSLERAGLVVAPEVARSARRGGYLLLALLALGVLRAWAGVRNDRPIGNLIAVMVPLLIVSVVVLVIRRTRTRAATNALFDAKKQYFHLSPTQQPSWATYGAAGAAMGVGLFGAAALWSADPAFAAEAQIDQVRQRVGNDGSTYYSCSTGSSCSGGSSDSGGGSSCGGGSSCGGGGGCGG